The Bacteroidales bacterium genome window below encodes:
- a CDS encoding sulfatase-like hydrolase/transferase, translating into MNKNKEFVYIAISGFITGLISQYNRLSETLLTEGIVKTTTASFPRLITGALVGAIVFLIIYFSATFLLDRIKVKHADKVKKHIYGILSSFIILLLYLCFEPSSDILVAIIISILVIYPLYVYFLNRINVFKGYLKQLTFLLLVVVVIQLFNELSSAIFSVPENYYFYTVLIPSSLICLALPALFPRIMKPYTILVLAIFLLAAIISVAHIITYGSKMPESAYYAIWETSTIEATDYVKQYLNIKLILVLVVLILISIACVVPIFRVKYTKTPIVGKIVLSLILFILPYHLKLADNLLPNKFINSYKNYKNEFNIFKEEIEKRKSLSNKEYYKINCNSDSALTVVVVIGESASKYHQGLYGYSRQTNPLLNSIRDQLYIFDSVISPHSHTNPTMSKILSFANHEDMEPLYKKQTMIEYMKNAGFKTFWLSNQEFTDQFTTISTSIAVESDWYFFTFDKNNPLISYDGNLLKPLDVALEDRSDKKFIILHLMGSHSDKASRYPEQFNIYTTYDSIVKQEFHRPWPLSVINAHDNSVVYNDWLLREIIERLRDKNINSCMLYFPDHGEEIFDYRDFWGHAEANASIYMFDIPFILWLSDDYKVFNKSLVNDLPNYLTRRYQTDDVIHSIIDLTKCYGEDFEPERSIFNKAFKPRKRIIGDYDYDEMIKTMKSIDEYKVK; encoded by the coding sequence ATGAATAAAAATAAAGAGTTTGTTTACATAGCAATATCGGGTTTTATAACCGGATTAATTTCTCAGTACAACAGGCTTAGCGAAACTTTGTTAACTGAAGGAATTGTTAAAACAACTACAGCCAGTTTTCCACGTTTGATTACTGGGGCTTTAGTAGGAGCAATTGTATTTCTTATTATTTATTTCTCTGCAACATTTCTATTAGATAGAATAAAAGTTAAACATGCAGATAAAGTAAAAAAACATATTTACGGTATTCTATCAAGCTTTATTATTCTTTTATTGTACTTATGTTTTGAGCCCTCGAGCGATATTTTAGTTGCTATAATCATCAGTATATTAGTAATTTATCCTCTCTATGTCTATTTTTTGAATAGGATTAATGTTTTTAAAGGTTATTTGAAGCAGCTAACTTTTTTATTGTTGGTAGTAGTTGTTATTCAGTTGTTTAATGAATTGTCATCGGCTATCTTTTCGGTACCTGAAAACTATTACTTTTATACAGTACTAATACCCTCATCATTGATATGTTTGGCTCTTCCTGCCCTGTTTCCAAGGATAATGAAACCGTACACTATTTTAGTTTTAGCTATTTTTCTCTTGGCAGCTATAATAAGCGTAGCACATATAATTACTTATGGGTCAAAAATGCCCGAAAGTGCATATTATGCGATATGGGAAACGAGTACAATTGAAGCTACTGATTATGTAAAACAATACCTAAATATCAAGCTGATCTTGGTTTTGGTTGTTTTAATATTGATAAGCATTGCCTGCGTAGTTCCTATATTTCGTGTTAAATATACAAAAACACCTATTGTGGGGAAAATAGTGTTATCGTTAATACTGTTTATATTGCCCTATCACTTGAAATTAGCTGATAATCTACTGCCCAATAAGTTTATAAACAGCTATAAAAATTATAAAAATGAATTTAATATTTTCAAAGAGGAGATTGAAAAAAGAAAAAGTTTGTCAAACAAAGAATACTACAAAATTAATTGCAATTCCGATTCAGCGCTGACGGTAGTCGTTGTTATTGGTGAATCTGCATCAAAATATCATCAAGGTCTTTATGGATATTCAAGGCAAACAAATCCGTTATTAAATTCAATTCGCGATCAGCTTTATATTTTTGATAGTGTAATAAGTCCACATTCACACACAAATCCCACAATGTCAAAAATTTTAAGTTTCGCCAATCATGAAGATATGGAGCCTTTGTATAAAAAACAAACTATGATTGAGTACATGAAAAATGCGGGGTTTAAAACTTTTTGGCTCTCTAATCAAGAGTTTACTGACCAGTTTACAACCATCTCAACTTCAATTGCTGTTGAGTCTGATTGGTATTTTTTCACATTTGATAAAAATAATCCACTTATAAGCTATGATGGGAATCTATTAAAACCATTAGATGTTGCACTAGAAGACAGATCGGATAAAAAGTTTATAATATTACACTTAATGGGAAGCCATTCTGACAAAGCATCAAGATACCCCGAGCAATTTAATATTTACACAACATATGACAGTATAGTTAAGCAAGAGTTTCACAGACCATGGCCCCTGAGTGTAATAAATGCTCATGACAATTCAGTTGTATATAACGACTGGCTGTTACGCGAAATTATTGAAAGACTAAGAGATAAAAATATAAATAGTTGTATGCTATATTTCCCTGATCATGGCGAGGAAATATTTGACTATCGTGATTTTTGGGGTCATGCCGAGGCAAACGCATCTATTTATATGTTCGATATTCCATTTATTTTATGGCTTTCTGATGATTATAAAGTATTCAACAAATCATTGGTAAACGATCTGCCCAATTATTTGACACGCCGCTATCAAACAGACGATGTAATCCACAGCATAATTGATCTGACAAAATGTT